Genomic window (Oscillatoria salina IIICB1):
ATTTGCGTAAAGTTACCGAAAAATTTATCACTCGATACAATCTGAAATAATTGTGCTATCACCGTAGCAGTAGCGCGAGTCAGACTCAACTTTTTGCTACTACCCAATCTTAAGAAGTTAGAAATCAGGTGATTTATGGCTGACGTAATCGATTATCAAATCTACGGGAACGATATGCAACTCGTAGAAATTGAACTCGATCCAGGCGAAGGAGTGCGAGCAGAAGTTGGTACAATGACCTACATGGAAGACGGCATAATGATGCAAACCAATACAGGTGGCGGTCTTTTTTCCGGCTTCAAACGAATGCTAACCGGAGAAGGTTTTTTTATCACTACCTTCGCTAACAGTGGCACAAGAAAATCTCGCGTTGGTTTTGCTGCGCCTTATCCCGGTCAAATTATTCCTTTAGACTTAGCAAAGGTAGGAGGTCAATTTTTATGTCAAAAAGACTCATTCCTTTGTGCAGCCAAAGGTATTGATATTGATATCGCCTTTACTAAACGCATCGGGGCTGGTTTTTTTGGTGGAGAAGGTTTTATCTTACAAAAATTAACAGGTGACGGACTTGCTTTTGTCCACGCAGGCGGTGCAATAATCGAAAAAAACTTAATGCCTGGTGAAAGAATTCGTGTAGATACTGGCTGTATTGTGGCATTTTCGCCGTCTGTCAACTACGACATTCAATTTGTTGGTGGTTTTCGTAATGCTTTGTTTGGTGGTGAAGGTTTGTTTTTAGCCAACTTAACTGGACCAGGAAAACTGTACTTACAAAGTATGCCTTTCTCTAAACTAGCCGATCGCATTCTCGCTCATCTACCCACACCTAGTAGCACCAGCTAGCGCGTAGCCACATTTACCACTCATCAGTAAACAGTTTATCGTGTAATTCCTCCTCCAATCCCCAATCCCCACTAGATAAATGAAACCAGAGAAACCCGCAACTAGAGCGGGTTTCTTTACTTTTACTCGCAATCAATAAGTACCTCCTCTCTCGAAGGTAAGACAAACTCTATCTCTCGATAGCGAGATGAAGCAAACTTATTTATTTATTAGTGTGAAAAGTGAAGAGATGAATTTTGGAGAAAATAATTTATGGCACTTGCGAAAGTAGCAGATTATTACCCTAATTATAAACGCGAAATATTTAACGGTAAAGACATCAAAGGCTTTGATGTTTATGCTGGCACAACCAACGAAAAAATCGGCACAGTTCACGACGCTTTAGTTGATGAAACTGGTCGTTTTCGTTATTTCGTAATCGACACAGGCTTTTGGATTTTTGGGAAAAAAGTATTACTTCCCATTGGTAATTCTCGCATCGATTACGATCGCGGCAACGTTTATGCTCTGAGTTTGACCAGTAAAGACCAAGCAGAAGCTTTACCAGAGTATAGAGACGACATGACCGTTGACTTCGACTACGAAGAGCGCGTCAGAAAAGCTTATCGCACCCCAGCAACTACCACGGCAACCACTACCAACTATACTCACGATAACTACACATACGATCGCGATCGCGAACTTTACGACACCAATGAACGGGATCATGGCTTGTTACGCTTGTATGAAGAGCGTCTGATTTCCGACAAAGACCGCTACAAAGCTGGTGAAGTAGCAGTTGGTAAAAAAGTAGAAACTGAAACTGCGAAAGCTTCTGTACCCGTAGAAAGCGAGCGCGTTGTCGTTGAGCGTCGCACCCCTACGGAGGCTGGGAAAAAAGTGGCTCCCGGTAGTGTTGACTTCAAAGAAGGTGAAGTAGCACGGATGGAAGTATACGAAGAAGAAGCAGAAATTGGTAAAGAAGCCTTTGTTCGCGAAGAAGTTAACGTCCGCAAAGAAGTAGACCGCGACACCGTAACTGCTCAAGAAAAACTACGTCGTGAAGAGTTAGATGTAGATGTGGAAGGAAATCCTACCGTTCGCCGCGAGCGGTAAACCAAGACATAATTTGTGCAGCCGCTTTTTGTGGCTGCTACAGTCACGAAATAACGCAGGTGAGAGCAACAAACATTTGCTCTACCTGTGTATTTTTCACAAAAATGTTAAATTAAATTCTGGAGTGAAAAAGTGAATTATCAAAATCTAGAAGATCGACAAAAGGCAGCTATTTTAATAGAAAAGTTAAAAAAAGAGCTCAAAGGTTTTCTGGTACAAACCCAACCAGGAAAATTAATCGGTACGGTTCAAGATTTACAACGAGAGGATAACGGTAAACTTAACTTGGTTTTATTACCACCAGAAGGGAATGGCAACAAAAATCAGTTTTTATTAAGTGGAACATTAATTGAAAAAGTCGATCGGAATAAGCGAATTTTGTTGAGCAAACCCGTAGAAGAAAATCAAAAATTAATTTCTGACAGCACATCTTATACTTCTACTTCCGAATTAGAAAATCTGGAAACAGAATCAGATCGGATTATTCGTTTATTAGCAGAACAGCTAATTGTCGAAC
Coding sequences:
- a CDS encoding DUF2382 domain-containing protein, coding for MNYQNLEDRQKAAILIEKLKKELKGFLVQTQPGKLIGTVQDLQREDNGKLNLVLLPPEGNGNKNQFLLSGTLIEKVDRNKRILLSKPVEENQKLISDSTSYTSTSELENLETESDRIIRLLAEQLIVERSKHKVGEVVVRKEIETRMVEVPVHREKLIVEQVGAENKQLAEIDLGEGEVTGVEVGKATVRGEFISPKAASDLLAAIALDKNHGCAAVRVEIVLNNPERKETYQQMFDRCTGK
- a CDS encoding DUF2382 domain-containing protein; this translates as MALAKVADYYPNYKREIFNGKDIKGFDVYAGTTNEKIGTVHDALVDETGRFRYFVIDTGFWIFGKKVLLPIGNSRIDYDRGNVYALSLTSKDQAEALPEYRDDMTVDFDYEERVRKAYRTPATTTATTTNYTHDNYTYDRDRELYDTNERDHGLLRLYEERLISDKDRYKAGEVAVGKKVETETAKASVPVESERVVVERRTPTEAGKKVAPGSVDFKEGEVARMEVYEEEAEIGKEAFVREEVNVRKEVDRDTVTAQEKLRREELDVDVEGNPTVRRER
- a CDS encoding TIGR00266 family protein is translated as MADVIDYQIYGNDMQLVEIELDPGEGVRAEVGTMTYMEDGIMMQTNTGGGLFSGFKRMLTGEGFFITTFANSGTRKSRVGFAAPYPGQIIPLDLAKVGGQFLCQKDSFLCAAKGIDIDIAFTKRIGAGFFGGEGFILQKLTGDGLAFVHAGGAIIEKNLMPGERIRVDTGCIVAFSPSVNYDIQFVGGFRNALFGGEGLFLANLTGPGKLYLQSMPFSKLADRILAHLPTPSSTS